A window of the Streptomyces griseochromogenes genome harbors these coding sequences:
- a CDS encoding DUF2277 domain-containing protein, translating into MCRSIKTLRPPVLPGEATDDDIRAAALQYVRKVSGFRAPAAHNREVFDRAVEAVAQATAELLADLEVRGRSGRAAELDA; encoded by the coding sequence ATGTGCCGGAGTATCAAGACGCTGCGTCCGCCCGTGCTGCCCGGTGAGGCCACCGACGACGACATCCGTGCCGCCGCGCTGCAGTACGTGCGGAAGGTCTCGGGGTTCCGGGCGCCCGCCGCCCACAACCGCGAGGTGTTCGACCGGGCCGTGGAGGCCGTCGCCCAGGCCACGGCCGAGCTGCTCGCGGACCTGGAGGTACGGGGCCGCTCCGGGCGCGCGGCGGAGCTGGACGCGTGA
- a CDS encoding ketopantoate reductase family protein: MTTRHTVAVLGPGGTGGLLAALLSRSGHRVICLAREATADTLRGTGIQVRSGQFGEFTAPVEADTELREPVDACLIAVKHTALDAALTRVPPAALGDALVVPLLNGVEHPAALRARYGRDRVAPAVIRVESTRLAPGVIEHGSPFTEMDLTGDPVPRTRLEDLAAVLSGAGVTTRVLGDETAALWAKMAFLAPFALLTTRYGLPLGEARTRHREELESLVAETAAVSRACGAPADPAQALSRYDAFPPSAKSSMQRDAEAGRPLELDAIGGALLRAADRHGVPVPVTARLVGELRAAGH; the protein is encoded by the coding sequence ATGACCACCCGGCACACCGTCGCCGTTCTGGGCCCCGGCGGCACCGGCGGCCTCCTCGCCGCCCTCCTGTCCCGCTCCGGCCACCGCGTCATCTGCCTGGCCCGGGAAGCCACGGCCGACACCCTGCGCGGCACCGGCATCCAGGTCCGCAGCGGTCAGTTCGGCGAGTTCACGGCCCCCGTCGAGGCGGACACCGAGCTGCGCGAGCCCGTGGACGCCTGCCTGATCGCCGTCAAGCACACCGCCCTGGACGCCGCCCTCACCCGCGTTCCGCCCGCCGCCCTCGGCGACGCCCTCGTCGTACCGCTCCTGAACGGCGTCGAACACCCCGCGGCCCTGCGCGCCCGCTACGGCCGCGACCGCGTGGCCCCCGCCGTGATCCGCGTGGAGTCCACCCGTCTCGCCCCGGGCGTGATCGAACACGGCAGCCCCTTCACGGAGATGGACCTGACGGGCGACCCGGTCCCCCGCACCCGCCTCGAAGACCTGGCCGCCGTCCTCTCCGGCGCCGGCGTGACCACCCGGGTCCTCGGCGACGAGACGGCGGCCCTGTGGGCGAAGATGGCCTTCCTCGCTCCCTTCGCCCTGCTCACCACCCGCTACGGCCTCCCCCTCGGCGAAGCCCGCACCCGGCACCGCGAGGAACTGGAATCCCTGGTCGCCGAGACCGCCGCGGTCAGCCGTGCCTGCGGCGCCCCCGCGGACCCGGCCCAGGCCCTGTCCCGGTACGACGCCTTCCCGCCCTCCGCCAAGTCCTCCATGCAGCGCGACGCCGAGGCGGGCCGTCCGCTCGAACTCGACGCCATCGGCGGCGCGTTGCTGCGCGCGGCGGACCGGCACGGCGTGCCGGTGCCGGTGACGGCCCGCCTGGTGGGCGAACTGCGGGCCGCCGGCCACTGA
- a CDS encoding O-methyltransferase, translating into MSGSQVWDDVDFYFSSHLTPDDEVLQAALRDSEAAGLPHIAVTATQGKFLQMLAEIQGARHILEIGTLGGYSTIWLGRALPADGRLISLEYDAKHADVATRNIARAGLETIVEVRVGPALESLPKLADENPAPFDLVFIDADKANNPHYVEWALRLTRAGSLIVLDNVVRGGRVVDAESADPDIVGIRSAIELIAAHPRLSGTALQTVGSKGYDGLALARVLG; encoded by the coding sequence ATGAGCGGGTCGCAGGTCTGGGACGACGTCGACTTCTACTTCAGCAGCCACCTCACTCCGGACGACGAAGTGCTTCAGGCGGCCCTGCGCGACAGTGAGGCCGCCGGGCTGCCGCACATCGCCGTCACGGCCACCCAGGGCAAGTTCCTGCAGATGCTCGCCGAGATCCAGGGGGCCAGGCACATCCTGGAGATCGGCACACTCGGCGGGTACAGCACGATCTGGCTGGGCCGCGCCCTGCCCGCCGACGGCAGACTGATCTCGCTGGAGTACGACGCCAAGCACGCCGACGTGGCCACCCGCAACATCGCCCGGGCGGGCCTGGAGACGATCGTGGAGGTGCGGGTGGGCCCGGCCCTGGAGTCGCTGCCCAAGCTCGCCGACGAGAACCCGGCCCCCTTCGACCTGGTCTTCATCGACGCCGACAAGGCCAACAACCCGCACTATGTGGAGTGGGCGCTCAGGCTCACCCGGGCGGGCAGCCTCATCGTCCTGGACAACGTGGTGCGCGGCGGCCGGGTCGTCGACGCCGAAAGCGCCGACCCCGACATCGTCGGCATCCGCTCCGCCATCGAACTGATCGCCGCTCATCCGAGGCTGAGCGGCACGGCACTCCAGACGGTGGGCAGCAAGGGGTACGACGGCCTCGCGCTGGCCCGCGTGCTGGGCTGA
- a CDS encoding MarR family winged helix-turn-helix transcriptional regulator, producing MNEVKGSAGLPGTLTFRLGTLGSAVGDRFAERIERHGLKPKHVGLLTALGQGAFASQQDLAGRLGVAPSLVVSLADHLESLDAVRRVRDPRDRRRQVLTLTDRGHELLATCTTEARALDAELTAHLGEPERQALFTTLGGLAARAGLPTD from the coding sequence ATGAATGAAGTCAAGGGCTCCGCGGGACTGCCGGGCACGCTGACGTTCCGACTCGGCACACTGGGCTCGGCCGTCGGCGACCGCTTCGCCGAGCGCATCGAGCGCCACGGCCTCAAGCCCAAGCACGTGGGCCTGCTGACCGCCCTCGGCCAGGGGGCGTTCGCCTCGCAGCAGGACCTCGCGGGCCGCCTCGGGGTGGCCCCCAGCCTGGTGGTGTCCCTCGCCGACCACCTGGAGTCCCTCGACGCGGTGCGGCGGGTGCGCGACCCACGGGACCGCCGCCGCCAGGTGCTCACCCTCACCGACCGGGGTCACGAACTTCTGGCCACCTGCACGACCGAGGCCAGGGCCCTGGACGCCGAACTGACCGCCCACCTCGGCGAGCCCGAACGACAGGCGCTGTTCACGACCCTGGGCGGCCTGGCGGCCCGGGCGGGCCTGCCGACCGACTGA
- a CDS encoding DoxX family protein, with the protein MTARLNSAQPYAIGLFRIVIGLLFAVHGAASLFGVLGGAMGTNGGTIPSGTWPGWYAAVIQLVAGGLVLLGLGTRAAALVASGSMAYAYFDVHQKAALWPIQNGGELSALFSWAFLLLVFTGSGAFGVDRLFARRTAATPQSAADRAPIAA; encoded by the coding sequence ATGACCGCTCGTCTCAACTCCGCTCAGCCGTACGCCATCGGACTCTTCCGCATCGTCATCGGCCTGCTCTTCGCCGTGCACGGCGCCGCCTCGCTCTTCGGTGTCCTCGGCGGCGCCATGGGCACCAACGGCGGCACGATCCCGTCCGGCACCTGGCCCGGCTGGTACGCGGCCGTGATCCAGCTGGTCGCCGGCGGCCTCGTCCTGCTCGGCCTCGGCACCCGCGCTGCCGCGCTGGTCGCCTCGGGCTCGATGGCCTACGCGTACTTCGACGTCCACCAGAAGGCCGCCCTGTGGCCCATCCAGAACGGTGGCGAGCTGTCGGCGCTCTTCAGCTGGGCGTTCCTGCTGCTGGTCTTCACCGGTTCCGGCGCCTTCGGCGTGGACCGCCTCTTCGCCCGGCGCACGGCGGCGACGCCGCAGTCGGCCGCGGACCGGGCCCCGATAGCGGCCTGA
- a CDS encoding HNH endonuclease family protein, with protein sequence MPKFYARRHLSVLAGATALIASAALFNSPSASAALPTPVSGATARGYLAQLTVATENRTGYSRDKFPTWITISGTCNTREWILKRDGSNVVTNSACTATSGSWYSPYDGATWTSPSDVDIDHLVPLAEAWDSGASKWTTAQRQAFANDVTRPQLLAVTDNVNQAKGDQDPATWVPSRSAYLCTYVRAWVQVKYYYNLSVDSAEKTALTNDLAHC encoded by the coding sequence ATGCCGAAGTTCTACGCGCGTCGACACCTGAGCGTACTCGCCGGCGCCACTGCCCTGATAGCCTCCGCCGCCCTGTTCAACTCCCCGAGCGCCTCCGCCGCCCTGCCCACCCCGGTCAGCGGCGCCACCGCCCGCGGCTACCTCGCCCAGCTCACCGTGGCCACCGAGAACCGCACCGGCTACAGCCGCGACAAGTTCCCGACCTGGATCACCATCTCGGGCACCTGCAACACCCGCGAGTGGATCCTCAAGCGGGACGGCTCGAACGTCGTCACCAACTCCGCCTGCACCGCCACCAGCGGCAGCTGGTACTCCCCGTACGACGGCGCCACCTGGACCTCGCCCTCCGACGTCGACATCGACCACCTCGTGCCGCTCGCCGAGGCCTGGGACTCCGGGGCGAGCAAGTGGACCACCGCCCAGCGCCAGGCCTTCGCCAACGACGTCACCCGCCCCCAGCTCCTCGCGGTCACCGACAACGTGAACCAGGCCAAGGGCGACCAGGACCCGGCCACCTGGGTCCCGTCCCGCTCCGCGTACCTCTGCACGTACGTCCGCGCCTGGGTCCAGGTGAAGTACTACTACAACCTCTCGGTCGACTCCGCGGAGAAGACCGCGCTGACGAACGACCTGGCGCACTGCTGA
- a CDS encoding helix-turn-helix transcriptional regulator yields MNRTDRLYALVEELRAAAPRPRSARALARRFEVSVRTVERDLAALQQSGVPIHAEPGRSGGYVLDKERTLPPLAITPAEATALAVGLHALAGTPFAADARSALHKVLAVMPGRERRAALELAGRVGLLVPAARPARPAGPVVPAALREALSAGRVLRLEYVDAAGAVTAREVEPLAFLGGAEHWYLAAWCRLRQAPRGFRLDRVRAVTALDERAPHRPVDLAALDTLGSDVVPLAELGM; encoded by the coding sequence GTGAACCGAACCGACCGTCTCTACGCCCTGGTCGAGGAGCTGCGCGCCGCCGCGCCCCGGCCCCGCAGCGCCCGCGCGCTGGCCCGGCGCTTCGAGGTCAGCGTCCGTACCGTCGAGCGGGACCTGGCGGCGTTGCAGCAGTCCGGGGTGCCGATCCACGCCGAGCCGGGCCGCAGCGGCGGGTACGTCCTGGACAAGGAGCGCACCCTGCCGCCGCTGGCCATCACCCCGGCCGAGGCGACCGCCCTGGCCGTCGGGCTGCACGCGCTCGCCGGGACGCCGTTCGCGGCCGACGCGCGCAGCGCCCTGCACAAGGTGCTGGCCGTGATGCCCGGCCGGGAGCGGCGGGCGGCTTTGGAGCTGGCCGGGCGGGTCGGGCTGCTCGTACCGGCCGCGCGCCCCGCGCGGCCGGCCGGGCCGGTGGTGCCCGCCGCGCTGCGCGAGGCGCTGTCGGCGGGGAGGGTGCTGCGCCTGGAGTACGTCGACGCGGCGGGCGCCGTCACCGCCCGGGAGGTCGAGCCGCTCGCGTTCCTGGGCGGTGCGGAGCACTGGTACCTGGCCGCCTGGTGCCGGCTGCGCCAGGCACCCCGCGGCTTCCGCCTCGACCGCGTCCGCGCCGTCACGGCCCTGGACGAGCGGGCCCCGCACCGCCCCGTCGACCTGGCCGCGCTCGACACGCTGGGCTCGGACGTGGTGCCCCTCGCCGAGCTGGGGATGTGA
- a CDS encoding DedA family protein codes for MLESVGSLAGGPWIYAVVALSVLLDVFVPVLPSGVLVITAATAAAAGSGAASGRFPHGVPDILVLTLSAATASVLGDLVAYRLAWRGGERLDRAIARSRRLTTAQERLSEALSRGGGALVVLARFAPAGRSVVSLCAGAAHRRARDFVPWSALAGLAWAAYSVALGYFGARWLGATWLATAVSVAALFGAGAAAGFLMRRRPA; via the coding sequence GTGTTGGAGAGCGTGGGGTCACTGGCGGGTGGTCCATGGATCTACGCCGTGGTGGCCCTGTCGGTGCTGCTCGATGTGTTCGTGCCGGTGCTGCCGAGCGGAGTGCTCGTCATCACGGCGGCCACGGCCGCGGCGGCGGGTTCCGGTGCGGCGAGCGGGCGGTTCCCGCACGGTGTGCCGGACATCCTCGTCCTGACCCTCTCGGCCGCGACCGCCTCGGTCCTCGGTGACCTGGTGGCCTATCGCCTGGCCTGGCGGGGCGGGGAGCGACTGGACCGCGCGATCGCCCGGTCCCGCCGCCTGACCACCGCGCAGGAACGTCTCAGCGAGGCGCTGTCCCGAGGCGGCGGCGCCCTGGTCGTCCTGGCGCGCTTCGCCCCGGCCGGCCGCTCGGTCGTCTCCCTGTGCGCGGGCGCCGCACACCGCCGCGCCCGCGACTTCGTGCCCTGGTCCGCCCTGGCGGGCCTGGCCTGGGCCGCCTACAGCGTCGCCCTCGGCTACTTCGGCGCCCGCTGGCTGGGCGCCACCTGGCTGGCCACGGCCGTGTCGGTGGCGGCACTGTTCGGGGCGGGTGCCGCGGCGGGCTTCCTGATGCGCCGCAGGCCGGCGTAG
- a CDS encoding TMEM165/GDT1 family protein, whose product MISITVTALVFGVVFLAEVPDKTALAGLVLGTRYRASYVFAGVAAAFLLHVVLAVAAGSVLTLLPQRIVHAITGVLFLGGAAVLLMKRDDGEEEIRKPADQSFWKVAGTGFMLILVAEFGDLTQIMTANLAARYDDPVSVGLGAVLALWAVAGLGIVGGKALMKRVPLRLITQIAALLMLGLGVWSLYEAAAA is encoded by the coding sequence TTGATCAGCATCACCGTGACGGCGCTCGTCTTCGGCGTCGTCTTCCTCGCCGAAGTGCCGGACAAGACCGCGCTCGCCGGCCTCGTCCTCGGCACCCGCTACCGCGCCTCGTACGTCTTCGCGGGCGTCGCCGCCGCCTTCCTGCTGCATGTCGTGCTCGCCGTCGCGGCCGGCAGCGTGCTGACCCTGCTGCCGCAGCGGATCGTGCACGCGATCACCGGTGTCCTCTTCCTCGGCGGCGCCGCCGTGCTGCTGATGAAGAGGGACGACGGCGAAGAGGAGATCAGGAAGCCCGCCGACCAGTCCTTCTGGAAGGTCGCGGGTACGGGCTTCATGCTCATCCTCGTCGCCGAGTTCGGTGACCTCACCCAGATCATGACCGCCAACCTCGCCGCCCGTTACGACGACCCGGTCTCCGTCGGTCTCGGCGCGGTCCTCGCTCTGTGGGCGGTGGCCGGACTCGGCATCGTCGGCGGAAAGGCGCTGATGAAGCGGGTGCCGCTGCGGCTGATCACGCAGATCGCGGCCCTGCTGATGCTGGGGCTCGGGGTGTGGAGCCTGTATGAGGCGGCGGCGGCCTGA
- a CDS encoding GNAT family N-acetyltransferase — protein MTWTIAPEAYDSPAAATLWRAYYTEVSDRWYLLHEGHRTDPDELEREIAAQTGAELAPPAGQLLIARYDGEPAGSAGVRLLGPDTAELTRVFVHESMRGRGGAAFLVAAAEEAALALGARWLILDTRGDLVEARALYARLGYLETGPHNDDRYAEHWFRKELSAAVTRPS, from the coding sequence ATGACCTGGACGATCGCCCCGGAAGCGTACGACTCCCCGGCCGCCGCCACGCTCTGGCGGGCGTACTACACGGAGGTCAGCGACCGCTGGTACCTGCTGCACGAGGGACACCGCACCGATCCGGACGAGCTGGAGCGGGAGATCGCGGCCCAGACCGGTGCGGAACTCGCGCCGCCTGCGGGACAGTTGCTGATCGCCCGGTACGACGGCGAGCCGGCCGGCTCGGCGGGTGTACGGCTGCTCGGCCCGGACACGGCCGAGCTCACCCGGGTGTTCGTGCACGAGTCGATGCGCGGCCGGGGCGGGGCGGCGTTCCTGGTCGCCGCCGCCGAGGAGGCCGCCCTCGCTCTGGGAGCCCGGTGGCTGATCCTCGACACCCGCGGCGACCTGGTGGAGGCCCGCGCCCTGTACGCCCGCCTGGGCTACCTGGAGACGGGGCCCCACAACGACGACAGGTACGCCGAACACTGGTTCCGCAAGGAGCTGTCGGCGGCCGTCACCCGACCTTCGTGA
- a CDS encoding HAD family hydrolase yields the protein MPATVLTARALLLDMDGTLVNSDAVVERVWRRWAGRHALDGDEVMKVVHGRQGHASMAVLLPDRPLEQNLADNARMLADETADMDGVVEVPGAAAFLDSLKGVPHALVTSADVALSTARMTAAGLALPEVRITAESVGASKPDPEGFLKGAAELGVDPADCVVLEDSGVGIAAGRAAGMTVVGVGPRAGAHGPDAVVRDLTQVRVEALADGSVRLHLG from the coding sequence ATGCCGGCCACCGTCCTCACCGCCCGCGCCCTCCTGCTCGACATGGACGGCACCCTCGTCAACTCGGATGCCGTGGTCGAGCGCGTCTGGCGGCGCTGGGCCGGACGGCACGCGCTGGACGGCGACGAGGTGATGAAGGTCGTCCACGGGCGGCAGGGACACGCCTCGATGGCGGTGCTGCTGCCCGACCGGCCCCTGGAGCAGAACCTCGCCGACAACGCCCGCATGCTCGCCGATGAGACCGCCGACATGGACGGCGTGGTCGAGGTGCCCGGCGCCGCGGCCTTCCTCGACTCTCTGAAGGGCGTTCCGCACGCCCTGGTGACCTCCGCGGACGTCGCACTGTCCACCGCGCGGATGACCGCCGCCGGGCTGGCGCTCCCCGAGGTGCGGATCACGGCCGAGTCGGTCGGCGCGAGCAAGCCCGACCCCGAGGGGTTTCTGAAGGGTGCCGCCGAGCTGGGGGTCGATCCGGCGGACTGTGTCGTCCTCGAGGACTCCGGCGTGGGCATCGCGGCCGGCCGCGCCGCGGGGATGACGGTCGTGGGCGTCGGGCCGCGGGCCGGGGCGCACGGGCCGGACGCCGTAGTGCGAGACCTCACGCAGGTGAGGGTCGAGGCCCTGGCGGACGGGTCGGTACGGCTGCACCTGGGCTGA
- a CDS encoding peptidoglycan-binding domain-containing protein, translated as MTEPRGHTCPECGAPRAADNTPSCDCTRRAADALREARTTQAAAAEDFDPLRIRPYVEVAGAPDEPVGAPDGPAAQETRPIPAVEATLPLRPLPGPNTTDLRLFDEEPPHEPGPGGAPPRGPRRRSRRTVLLSVAGAGVAVVAAAGLASGLFSYRTPSRDRAAASQEVRESVPEVTSPGTSSAPAPPPAAASPRPATPSLSPSSRPSPSRTAPASPPAPTASRSASAPASATPTAPVTRTPNAVPTAPPVLRRGDHGPQVAELQLRLQQVDLYDDSANGVYTGSVEDAVRSYQWSRDITEDDPGVYGPATRASLESETSDP; from the coding sequence GTGACGGAACCGAGGGGCCACACCTGCCCGGAGTGCGGGGCGCCGAGGGCGGCGGACAACACCCCGTCCTGCGACTGCACCCGGCGCGCGGCGGATGCCCTGCGCGAGGCGCGTACGACTCAGGCGGCCGCCGCGGAGGACTTCGACCCGCTGCGCATACGGCCGTACGTCGAGGTCGCCGGAGCCCCGGACGAACCCGTCGGAGCCCCGGACGGACCCGCCGCGCAGGAGACCCGTCCGATTCCGGCCGTCGAGGCCACCCTGCCGCTGCGCCCGCTGCCCGGCCCGAACACCACCGACCTGCGCCTCTTCGACGAGGAGCCACCGCACGAGCCCGGGCCCGGCGGGGCACCGCCGCGGGGGCCCCGGCGCCGCTCGCGCCGTACGGTCCTGCTGTCCGTCGCCGGCGCGGGGGTCGCCGTCGTGGCGGCGGCCGGGCTGGCGAGCGGTCTGTTCTCGTACCGGACGCCCTCGCGGGACCGGGCCGCGGCGTCCCAGGAGGTACGGGAGAGCGTCCCGGAGGTGACGTCACCGGGCACCTCGTCGGCGCCCGCACCGCCCCCGGCGGCCGCCTCACCGCGCCCGGCCACTCCGTCCCTGTCCCCGTCGTCGCGCCCGAGCCCGTCCCGCACCGCCCCGGCCTCACCCCCGGCCCCCACGGCGTCCCGCAGCGCCTCCGCCCCGGCCTCAGCGACCCCGACGGCGCCCGTCACCCGCACCCCGAACGCGGTCCCCACCGCGCCTCCCGTGCTGCGGCGCGGCGACCACGGCCCGCAGGTCGCCGAACTCCAGCTCCGTCTGCAGCAGGTGGACCTCTACGACGACTCGGCCAACGGCGTCTACACCGGCTCCGTGGAGGACGCGGTCCGCAGCTACCAGTGGTCCCGTGACATCACCGAGGACGACCCGGGTGTGTACGGCCCGGCCACCCGGGCGAGCCTGGAGTCGGAGACGTCGGATCCGTGA
- a CDS encoding MFS transporter codes for MALDTHGTASGRKVDEQVSGNVLVSIGALLLGLLLAALDQTIVSTALPTIVSDLGGLEHLSWVVTAYLLASTAATPLWGKLGDQYGRKKLFQTAIVIFLIGSALCGMAQNMPQLIGYRALQGLGGGGLMVLSMAIVGDIVPPRERGRYQGLFGAVFGATSVLGPLLGGLLTEHLSWRWVFYVNLPVGVVALAVIATALRIPRRAAHHVIDYLGTFLIAAVATCLVLLASLGGTTWAWGSPQIIGLAVLGVVLAVLFVAVERRAAEPVLPLKLFGIRTFSLAAVISFIVGFAMFGAMTYLPTFLQVVHGISPTLSGVHMLPMVIGLLLSSTVSGQIVSRTGRWKVFPVTGTAVTAVGLLLLHRLDEHSSTAVMSVYFFVFGLGLGLVMQVLVLIVQNAVSYEDLGVATSGATFFRSIGASFGVAIFGTVFASRLGDKLADAFRGGRLPPGVTADALKSDPRGIAALPAALRPAALHAYASAITDVFLYAAPVAALGFVLAWFLKEDRLRGSVTAPDVSETIPPNPVQRSSYDEVCRALSVLGTREGRREVYRDLTRRAGYDLLPAAGWMLLRIRKYGSVEPGQLAERTDVPLQNILAAERQIEERHLVERCGLDLTLTESGREAAERLARAREDSLSELLGDWWQPRRSTDLVKLVRELTGELCGSESERPDGGTVTKVG; via the coding sequence ATGGCCCTGGACACGCACGGCACGGCGAGCGGTCGGAAGGTCGACGAGCAGGTCTCCGGCAATGTGCTCGTCTCGATCGGCGCCCTGCTGCTGGGTCTGCTGCTGGCGGCGCTCGACCAGACCATCGTGTCGACCGCGCTGCCGACCATCGTCAGCGACCTCGGCGGCCTGGAGCACCTGTCCTGGGTCGTCACCGCCTATCTGCTGGCCTCCACCGCCGCGACCCCGCTGTGGGGCAAGCTCGGCGACCAGTACGGACGCAAGAAGCTGTTCCAGACCGCGATCGTCATCTTCCTGATCGGCTCCGCGCTGTGCGGGATGGCGCAGAACATGCCGCAGCTCATCGGCTACCGGGCGCTGCAGGGCCTGGGCGGCGGCGGGCTGATGGTGCTGTCGATGGCGATCGTCGGCGACATCGTGCCGCCGCGCGAACGCGGCCGCTACCAGGGGCTGTTCGGTGCCGTGTTCGGCGCGACCAGTGTGCTCGGGCCGCTGCTCGGCGGGCTGCTCACCGAGCATCTGAGCTGGCGCTGGGTGTTCTACGTCAATCTGCCCGTCGGTGTCGTCGCGCTCGCCGTGATCGCCACCGCCCTGCGCATTCCGCGCCGGGCCGCCCACCATGTCATCGACTACCTCGGCACCTTCCTGATCGCCGCGGTCGCCACCTGCCTGGTGCTTCTCGCCTCGCTCGGCGGGACGACCTGGGCGTGGGGCTCGCCGCAGATCATCGGGCTCGCCGTACTGGGCGTCGTCCTCGCCGTCCTGTTCGTCGCCGTGGAGCGCCGGGCCGCCGAACCGGTCCTGCCGCTCAAGCTGTTCGGCATCCGCACCTTCAGCCTCGCCGCCGTCATCAGCTTCATCGTCGGCTTCGCCATGTTCGGCGCGATGACCTATCTGCCGACCTTCCTCCAGGTCGTGCACGGCATCTCGCCGACCCTGTCCGGGGTGCACATGCTGCCGATGGTGATCGGCCTGCTGCTGTCCTCGACCGTCTCCGGGCAGATCGTCAGCCGCACCGGCCGCTGGAAGGTCTTCCCGGTCACGGGCACCGCCGTCACCGCCGTCGGACTTCTCCTGCTGCACCGGCTGGACGAGCACAGCTCCACAGCCGTGATGAGCGTCTACTTCTTCGTCTTCGGCCTGGGCCTCGGCCTGGTCATGCAGGTCCTCGTCCTCATCGTGCAGAACGCGGTGTCCTACGAGGATCTGGGCGTCGCCACCTCCGGCGCCACCTTCTTCCGCTCCATCGGCGCGTCCTTCGGCGTCGCCATCTTCGGCACCGTCTTCGCGAGTCGCCTCGGCGACAAGCTCGCCGATGCCTTCCGCGGAGGGCGTCTGCCGCCCGGCGTCACGGCCGACGCCCTCAAGTCGGACCCGCGCGGCATCGCCGCCCTGCCGGCCGCCCTGCGCCCGGCGGCCCTGCACGCGTACGCCTCCGCCATCACCGACGTGTTCCTGTACGCCGCCCCGGTCGCCGCCCTCGGCTTCGTCCTCGCCTGGTTCCTGAAGGAGGACCGGCTGCGCGGCTCGGTCACCGCACCCGACGTGTCCGAGACGATCCCGCCGAACCCGGTGCAACGCTCCTCCTACGACGAGGTGTGCCGCGCGCTGTCCGTGCTCGGCACCCGCGAGGGGCGCCGCGAGGTCTACCGGGACCTCACCCGACGGGCCGGGTACGACCTGCTGCCCGCCGCCGGCTGGATGCTGCTGCGCATCCGCAAGTACGGCTCGGTGGAACCGGGGCAGCTCGCCGAGCGCACCGACGTCCCGTTGCAGAACATCCTCGCCGCCGAACGCCAGATCGAGGAGCGGCACCTGGTCGAGCGCTGCGGCCTGGACCTGACGCTCACCGAGTCCGGCCGTGAGGCCGCCGAACGGCTCGCCAGGGCCCGCGAGGACTCCCTCTCCGAGCTGCTCGGCGACTGGTGGCAGCCGCGCCGCAGCACCGACCTGGTCAAGCTGGTGCGGGAACTCACGGGCGAGCTGTGCGGTTCGGAGAGCGAGCGGCCGGACGGCGGGACGGTCACGAAGGTCGGGTGA
- a CDS encoding nuclear transport factor 2 family protein, whose translation MTTTPLTTGALIPATGSALFDRWTALWNGDFHDPEAFLAPGFRIRFGNDPEGAATDEIHGPAGIVAYISDFRVRKPGYRFVVDGTPLVDGGLGQAACRWYVTRPDGGELSGIDLIEVADGRIATVWSVTGLRRFTH comes from the coding sequence ATGACCACGACACCCCTGACGACCGGCGCCCTCATCCCCGCCACCGGCAGCGCCCTCTTCGACCGCTGGACCGCCCTGTGGAACGGCGACTTCCATGATCCGGAGGCCTTCCTCGCTCCCGGTTTCCGTATCCGCTTCGGCAACGACCCCGAGGGTGCGGCCACCGACGAGATCCACGGCCCGGCCGGCATCGTCGCCTACATCTCCGACTTCCGTGTGCGAAAGCCCGGGTACCGGTTCGTCGTCGACGGGACCCCGCTGGTGGACGGCGGGCTGGGGCAGGCCGCGTGCCGCTGGTACGTGACGCGGCCGGACGGCGGCGAACTGAGTGGCATCGACCTGATCGAGGTGGCGGACGGACGCATCGCGACCGTCTGGTCGGTGACCGGACTGCGCCGTTTCACCCACTGA
- a CDS encoding DUF1992 domain-containing protein — protein MTERKPPGLPFESWVDHQIRDAQRRGEFDRLPGAGEPLPEGIDSTYDELWWIKRKMAREGLSVLPPALALRKEAEDALAAARTAPSERIVRKIITEINVKIRDMMFKPPPGPPLGKKPYDVEEVVREWRERRAAAGDAPESEV, from the coding sequence ATGACCGAGCGAAAGCCACCGGGCCTCCCGTTCGAGTCCTGGGTCGACCATCAGATCCGTGACGCGCAGCGGCGAGGTGAGTTCGACCGGCTGCCGGGCGCGGGCGAGCCGCTGCCCGAGGGGATCGACTCCACCTATGACGAACTGTGGTGGATCAAGCGGAAGATGGCCCGCGAGGGACTGTCGGTGCTGCCGCCGGCACTGGCGCTGCGCAAGGAGGCCGAGGACGCGCTCGCGGCGGCTCGTACGGCGCCCTCGGAGCGGATCGTCCGGAAGATCATCACCGAGATCAACGTGAAGATCCGCGACATGATGTTCAAGCCGCCGCCCGGCCCGCCGCTGGGCAAGAAGCCGTACGACGTCGAGGAGGTCGTACGGGAGTGGCGGGAGCGCAGGGCTGCCGCCGGGGATGCGCCCGAGTCAGAGGTGTAG